A DNA window from Tachysurus vachellii isolate PV-2020 chromosome 20, HZAU_Pvac_v1, whole genome shotgun sequence contains the following coding sequences:
- the cplane1 gene encoding ciliogenesis and planar polarity effector 1 isoform X2, whose translation MEVKLEVLLSSSIKRRKPWPRFCWLGKEKEGVFLLDDSRISEINLHSGQTKKKIPKLHQLLPRVLKMCSSQNAMWLAGILFSGEVFLWDRDKDSLKMVTSVPALYELVSVNKATSQRLSLLVSGDGRRVLVASFTGQIFLWECLVPQDLNSFRDNTVKGRWSQIAPSENSLLPSAKDKEACHHCVFVQSQAVGDVCLSAFLFTVGEQLIVTLLKIQWEETGKTSLKEYSTEWVTKSYPLSHLVPPCRPVKSRGALVPTFSPDGELLAIILNQKDPRATQVLYISMQNFVTVSSSLGGCGSKNLSIPPKYVRSYWVSCVSWTPEGLYLACILKRGSFLMLARLGGLVSLSTSGCDIEFGPAHFLPLHPLVTYRPSVPSQPPDDALSSSSVSLHDPMRQRYSVTCHPRLPCLIVSDGYMVTVLNMSRPPDSSSLMSFFLMDTTQALDRVRKIIRSELPHVKSRLESMTTLKFTASLLALKEKETPQSTLPLLFRGGESSGGSKLFTARIEDDDDDSDEGHYAGSAMEEGGRLEFASMFDTLHARSQAELEDSDQDSSALLEELTRAQRSLLTAWAFGVSLGGTLDHRDRLLKYTISCAVRLARLLWIADPLIRPYKQDSVFEFLRSLLSFLPWDSTHRGGHSCLGVVLDLTKRFVNLFLPSSLQSLCSSHNFKAALFVLREASRIVDQTYNLPQKTLRPAKDDTCLSDIFSIPLLKDDLEAEAVTSPISVLNRPSVRLVAIWRKIYRQALQYQDKLRSDKSTASQKGELECMSKVIFQIQKSLQTAGDHLEHSPALYNITGEEHFISGEYNESIQFWRDQIWEERARAGPRTVFLETRYCLALLFGQLFQYKLREAQALSDTLAKLLLTVEDTVVTPVDKAQFELLLPQRVNREAACAVVQSLGRFMASYFTNQPLAIFPPHNVDILPPLHLPQATGRRTVALCQRQVAAAVRSQHLSGVWTVEYALELLLLGGLIPEATWLAQSLGDWKMAVSLGLAYTTYCRLHCDFSRLRWRELHLPAELQPGFIFQTQLESLLDCKVSYDRQDKAFKSLSDIVEFEDMELLYASAQEILKASVMAEVDVVSWPLATLLESAKKHASSFTALVPLAFYLPAPPLYCPQPAPNTQDSIGDVFLALEKESRYIVAAVLQRVLLLFRAAHCSRPAVQWYISGLRRCRKLFRKVRKGHMQSKEVLPDGLKKFTKFFRLGSKDMDNVVIQTIVCFRELCGLCWMLHVRDQLTASCRRYQASRTKTEDSQATDNSVRELREEVLLWARRLMPFSRFLNAEETLQDLVLSLVAELPPFPMVAETLVTVFPDEEESVRVPLREKYTSLLQRLRSSIVQDSASTEAKQTSGTQGAEERARIPLIQEQRRLRVREVRRLAKSKIALERHIWEREEEEDRTGANTISDRFSRCTSLSNSTLTDSEHPPVGSEADTADSISEPHSPELQYRPHHSSVPPKPQETFKSKYEREGTPQEHKSFTLPSVGTWIFELEDEEYLCFLELFLSYVLEKDSLDMEESSLPLLSSFSSCLHECELHSDAFDVLTALKRRQAGRKKGVRLPVFRAGTCFHMLPETPEPLPSIGPASVFSETHTARTSTGALPLPGKQPGLFGLRRQSGTPRGKNVITSESSPIRNLFPVIPQMEHWPFKTISCPEVDLQLELDSKLEAQFPQLARLLEWMLRWADRSVLLTHSSRKKTGCAVEPVVIRAKASAPAVLSALRLLEQRYTNALVRTDKNYTQIRVPEREGHSIMAPVLPVEFEWKRERESSVDTGYPSASAGTPITLPDLDPQHEHTSEVCEVEELQVEQSDDLAIKERNGRRVNKPLQMAELDSDSSAQEESLLRPNISVQIRKKSKPCRPIDQPLTLADLEYSKTSIDSCESHSKDVSTLDIEPTESRKEPSNSPVHDTPEPEPVQQRMQQLPSVSKPSAELGNVSHPQSVQNGELIHSEPIRQLLQDELFRLVQLQQINFMSLMQVVGASFANLPLSNANSHISQLSVPVTQPSQLAQPQTQPIVAQCSGSPHHDTQNTSLENKIDTVSELQSRKPRAADQQCVEADLGLNTHEETSRLRLQDLQQLTISTEWSQNSQEERSHFIPPYKGLLTTRDHQAPLQAPQQNRPFEKAVPIIQGLKLFHMPPPQSSPAPVREAWGPNQHKPTMYRKYENYKKPIVQPPQWNQNQDSTQSQAYTSLGRGSERKAVRLPPAPSAAVADTGFPLLRLPSTIQMRSIQLPQVPLSAPVRLHTAGTAATRNFPEPQLLHVEPEPSCTGLRYSAPPRPTPRLIPLEVLMAWRAERTQEVNTKLQLLKADTATKGKVTSTPSSKRLKRRDDKKKEEKVVYFRPDESLIPPSQKPEEDRSTPADGFVIPLGSFESMLTGQRLLAEAQATSAELHAFAAMHKRPPEIQDACTNTDPPSPHSTSDKAISAQLLQSPGSSSRPGHVDIAVSPIVPPDVFLNVCSSEQTEGTGHTVPKAHTSAHGQELISEIVPEDGSTLQGLPSSRTPVQSRSYSPPTSAHLHLLAASVTNTEIRTEEHTTDSPGFSVTFTPPALVLSVPEPSGDPVTVKVLSEFGIQQKAIPGGSLKQGAFSRSQVSARLSEMDAQLAALQSIADHMDRDFANTRLLVDTIDALTPGVVVSEEEESYSSMLRVSKEAKRRTTRGNMAEEEEVQDERRFLSSTPNRLVLPSQRGHLSFFQDSLSDQYQLHHDHVTPAVKLEQPLRDVNQELTESLMEDSGLLDENVLNLTGLSDVADILGDLVKQGALSHSAVHRSPSVSKMRSKTEEQQRRPMIEEERKELRTWMRRKQRERLVEYHRQRKEKRERERVPFTPPNPLSLPSRDLAIKRKVKEERDKAVLQEHHSQRAQEAYELITDMLTTPLVLPAPTNSTNKTQDSRPGRRTQLKGTLRKSPKSERGRARSVSTFGKTVVLQKRGASAPPGMLSSKYGLHRPVSSLPGDRLSQVTRRGMLTDLRGRSRVKTTIQRSKSALNKSPMEQKTIRREASWLEDNEERDVVSPWDVPLEIRRILSLESRAKEQGLVENEDDRLDALSESTGSILSKMDWAAIERIAAEDEDI comes from the exons ATGGAGGTAAAGCTCGAAGTGCTGTTGTCTTCCAGCATCAAGAGGAGAAAACCATGGCCGAGGTTTTGTTGGCTGGGAAAG gaGAAGGAAGGTGTCTTTCTTTTGGATGACAGTCGGATCAGTGAAATCAATTTACATTCAGGACAGACCAAGAAAAAGATCCCAAAACTGCACCAGTTGCTTCCAAGAGTGTTGAAAATGTGCAGTTCTCAAAACG CTATGTGGCTGGCTGGTATATTATTTTCTGGAGAGGTGTTTCTATGGGACAGAGACAAAGATTCCTTAAAGATGGTCACATCGGTGCCTGCATTATATGAGCTGGTCTCTGTTAataaag CGACTTCCCAGAGGCTGTCTTTGTTAGTCTCAGGGGATGGAAGGAGGGTTCTCGTGGCTTCTTTCACAGGACAGATCTTCCTCTGGGAATGCCTGGTGCCTCAGGATCTAAATAGTTTTCGGGATAACACCGTCAAGGGACGCTGGAGTCAGATAGCGCCCTCAGAAAATTCGCTTCTTCCCTCTGCTAAAGATAAGGAAGCATGTCATCATTGCGTGTTTGTTCAGAGCCAG GCTGTAGGTGATGTGTGCCTGagtgcttttctcttcactgttGGAGAGCAGCTGATTGTCACCTTGTTGAAGATTCAATGGGAAGAGACCGGGAAAACCAG TTTAAAAGAATACAGCACTGAATGGGTCACTAAGTCTTACCCTCTCAGCCACCTTGTTCCTCCATGTCGGCCTGTCAAGTCGAGAGGAGCACTAGTACCGACATTCTCACCTGATGGAGAGCTGTTAGCAATAATCCTTAATCAGAAAGACCCAAGG GCTACACAGGTATTATACATAAGCATGCAGAACTTTGTGACTGTATCCAGCTCACTGGGAGGATGTGGCAGTAAAAATCTCTCTATCCCACCCAAATACGTGAG GTCTTACTGGGTGAGCTGTGTGAGTTGGACACCAGAAGGACTCTATCTGGCATGCATACTGAAGAGAGGCTCTTTCCTGATGTTGGCCCGCTTAGGAGGGttggtctctctctccacaAGTGGGTGTGACATTGAGTTTGGCCCTGCACATTTCCTGCCTCTTCATCCGTTAGTCACATACAG ACCTTCGGTGCCTTCACAACCACCAGACGATGCCTTGTCCAGCTCCAGCGTGTCTCTGCATGACCCAATGAGACAGCGATACTCTGTGACCTGCCACCCGAGGCTGCCTTGTCTTATTGTGTCTGACGGCTACATGGTGACTGTGCTAAATATGTCCAGACCGCCTGATTCTTCCTCGCTGATGAGCTTCTTCCTGATGGATACGACTCAGGCGCTGGATAGAGTACGCAAGATCATCCGCTCAGAGCTG CCCCATGTGAAGTCCAGACTGGAGTCAATGACAACTCTGAAGTTCACAGCTAGTCTGCTGgcactgaaagaaaaagagacaccTCAGTCGACGCTGCCTCTGTTGTTCAGAGGTGGAGAAAGCTCAGGCGGCTCGAAGCTATTCACAGCGAGG attgaggatgatgatgatgactcaGACGAGGGGCATTATGCCGGCTCGGCTATGGAGGAGGGGGGCAGGCTAGAATTCGCTTCAATGTTCGACACCCTTCATGCCCGTTCTCAGGCCGAGTTGGAAGATTCAGACCAAGATTCCTCAGCTCTCTTGGAGGAGCTGACCAGGGCACAGCGGAGTTTGCTTACCGCCTGGGCTTTTGGTGTTTCGCTTGGTGGTACTTTGGATCACAGAGATCGCTTGCTGAAATACACCATCTCCTGCGCTGTTCGTTTGGCTCGCCTTCTCTGGATTGCTGATCCATTAATTCGTCCTTATAAACAGGACAGTGTATTTGAATTTCTTAGGTCTCTGCTCTCCTTTCTACCCTGGGATTCCACCCACAGAGGTGGCCACAGCTGCTTAGGGGTTGTTTTGGATCTCACTAAACGTTTTGTTAATCTTTTTCTGCCTTCGTCGCTGCAATCTCTTTGCTCCTCTCACAACTTTAAGGCAGCACTTTTTGTCCTCCGGGAAGCATCCAGGATTGTGGACCAGACATACAATCTACCTCAGAAAACATTGCGACCTGCAAAGGATGATACTTGTCTCTCAGACATTTTCTCCATCCCACTGTTAAAGGATGATCTGGAGGCTGAAGCTGTGACCTCTCCTATATCTGTGCTAAACAGACCATCGGTTAG ATTGGTGGCAATATGGCGAAAAATCTACAGACAAGCCTTGCAGTACCAGGACAAGTTAAGAAGTGATAAAAGTACAGCGAGTCAAAAAGGGGAACTGGAGTGCATGTCAAAGGTCATTTTTCAAATCCAAAAATCACTACAGACAGCTGGAGACCATCTGGAGCACAGCCCTGCCCTGTACAACATAACAG GAGAAGAGCACTTCATTTCTGGTGAGTATAATGAGAGCATCCAGTTTTGGCGAGACCAGATATGggaagagagagcaagag CTGGGCCAAGAACAGTCTTCCTGGAGACACGCTATTGTCTGGCTCTTCTGTTTGGCCAGCTGTTTCAATATAAGCTTAGGGAGGCCCAGGCCTTGAGTGACACACTGGCCAAGCTGCTACTGACTGTAGAAGATACTGTAG TGACCCCTGTAGACAAGGCACAGTTTGAGTTGTTGCTCCCCCAGAGGGTGAATAGAGAGGCTGCCTGTGCTGTGGTCCAGTCTCTTGGCAGGTTCATGGCATCCTACTTTACCAACCAGCCACTAGCTATCTTTCCACCACATAATGTGGACATCCTGCCTCCTCTACATCTGCCACAGG CGACAGGACGACGCACAGTGGCTCTCTGTCAGCGGCAGGTGGCGGCCGCTGTGAGATCACAGCACCTCTCAGGCGTATGGACGGTGGAGTACGCTCTCGAGCTCCTCCTGCTAGGTGGGCTGATTCCCGAGGCAACATGGTTGGCTCAGAGTTTGGGTGATTGGAAGATGGCTGTCTCTCTTGGTCTGGCATATACCACCTACTGCAGACTGCACTGTGATTTCAGCAG gTTGAGATGGAGAGAATTACACCTTCCTGCAGAGCTACAGCCTGGCTTTATCTTTCAGACCCAACTTGAGTCATTACTGGACTGCAAAGTTTCATATGACAGACAAGACAAGGCCTTTAAAAGTCTTTcag aTATTGTGGAGTTTGAGGACATGGAGCTGCTCTATGCATCTGCACAAGAGATCCTGAAGGCTTCAGTCATGGCAGAGGTGGATGTTGTATCCTGGCCTCTTGCTACGCTGTTGGAATCAGCCAAGAAACACGCCTCTTCATTCACTGCTTTGGTTCCTCTTGCATTCTACCTTCCTGCCCCTCCTTTGTATTGTCCACAACCTGCCCCTAACACACAG GACTCCATTGGTGACGTTTTTTTGGCTTTGGAGAAGGAATCACGTTACATTGTAGCTGCAGTGTTACAGCGAGTGCTGCTGCTGTTCAGAGCTGCTCACTGCTCCCGACCGGCTGTGCAGTGGTACATCAGTGGCCTGCGTCGATGCCGTAAACTCTTTCGAAAG GTCAGGAAGGGACACATGCAGTCTAAAGAGGTCCTTCCAGATGGGTTGAAGAAGTTTACCAAATTTTTCCGTTtggggtccaaagacatggataATGTTGTCATACAGACGATAG TGTGCTTTAGGGAATTATGTGGGCTGTGCTGGATGCTGCATGTTCGCGATCAGCTCACAGCCTCCTGTCGGAGATACCAAGCTTCAAGGACCAAGACTGAAGACTCTCAG GCTACAGATAATAGTGTACGTGAATTGCGGGAGGAGGTCCTGCTTTGGGCTCGCCGCCTCATGCCTTTCTCTCGCTTCCTTAATGCTGAAGAGACATTACAGGACCTGGTGCTCAGCCTTGTGGCTGAACTGCCTCCTTTTCCAATG GTGGCGGAGACATTAGTCACTGTGTTTCCCGACGAGGAGGAATCTGTCCGGGTGCCTCTAAGAGAGAAATACACTTCACTGCTGCAACGGTTAAGATCGAGCATTGTGCAGGATTCTGCATCAACAGAAG CCAAACAGACAAGTGGTACGCAAGGTGCAGAAGAGAGAGCGAGGATTCCTCTGATTCAGGAGCAGCGTAGGCTGCGGGTTCGAGAGGTGCGCCGTCTGGCGAAGAGCAAGATCGCACTAGAGCGCCATATctgggaaagggaggaagaggaggacaggacaggagcCAATACAATATCTGATCGGTTCTCACGGTGCACTAGCCTGAGTAATAGCACACTTACAGACTCTGAGCACCCCCCAGTGGGCAGTGAGGCTGACACTGCTGATTCAATATCAGAGCCTCATTCACCAGAATTGCAGTATAGGCCTCATCACAG ctCCGTGCCACCCAAACCTCAGGAGACATTCAAATCAAAATATGAAAGAGAAGGAACACCGCAAGAACATAAAAGTTTCACTTTACCTTCTGTGGGGACTTGGATATTTGAGCTTGAGGACGAGGAGTACCTTTGCTTTTTGGAGCTTTTCCTAAGCTATGTGTTGGAGAAGGACAGCCTGGACATGGAGGAATCTTCGCTTCCCTTGCTTAGTAGCTTTTCTTCATGTCTGCATGAATGCGAGCTTCACTCTGATGCTTTTGACGTACTGACCGCACTCAAAAGACGGCAGGCTGGTAGAAAAAAAGGTGTGCGGCTTCCTGTGTTCCGTGCGGGAACTTGCTTTCACATGCTTCCTGAGACTCCTGAGCCACTGCCCTCTATAGGTCCTGCATCTGTATTCAGTGAGACTCACACAGCTCGAACCAGCACAGGTGCTCTGCCACTTCCTGGAAAACAACCAGGTTTGTTTGGTCTTCGGCGACAGAGTGGGACACCACGGGGAAAGAATGTAATAACCTCGGAATCCAGTCCTATTAGAAACTTATTCCCAGTCATACCTCAAATGGAGCACTGGCCCTTTAAGACAATCTCCTGCCCTGAAGTGGACCTTCAGCTGGAGCTGGACTCCAAATTAGAGGCCCAGTTTCCCCAGCTGGCCAGGCTGCTGGAATGGATGCTGCGCTGGGCAGACAGAAGTGTCTTGCTCACTCATTCCAGCAGGAAGAAGACAGGGTGTGCTGTTGAGCCAGTGGTTATTAGAGCTAAAGCCTCGGCTCCTGCAGTGCTTTCCGCTTTGAGGCTGCTGGAGCAGAGATACACCAACGCCCTTGTGAGGACTGACAAGAACTATACTCAGATTAGG gtCCCAGAGAGAGAAGGTCATTCCATTATGGCTCCAGTTCTGCCAGTTGAATTTGAATGGaagcgtgagagagaaagcagtgTGGACACTGGCTATCCTTCTGCTTCAGCAGGGACTCCCATCACCCTGCCTGATCTGGACCCCCAGCATGAACACACTTCTGA GGTGTGTGAGGTTGAGGAGCTTCAGGTTGAGCAAAGTGATGACCTGGCGATAAAAGAACGAAATGGTAGACGAGTGAATAAACCCCTCCAAATGGCTGAATTGGACA GTGACAGTAGTGCCCAAGAAGAGTCTTTACTTAGGCCAAATATTTCAGTACAGATCAGGAAAAAGTCCAAACCCTGTAGACCCATAGACCAG cCTTTAACTCTAGCAGATTTGGAATACTCCAAGACATCCATTGACTCCTGTGAATCACA CTCAAAGGATGTTAGCACATTGGATATTGAACCTACAGAATCAAGAAAGGAACCATCAAATAG TCCTGTACATGATACTCCTGAGCCTGAGCCGGTTCAGCAGAGAATGCAGCAGCTCCCCTCTGTGTCAAAGCCATCAGCTGAACTGGGGAATGTAAGCCATCCTCAGAGTGTCCAGAATGGAGAACTGATTCACTCTGAGCCAATCAGACAGCTGCTTCAGGATGAGCTTTTCCGATTAGTACAA TTACAGCAAATCAACTTTATGAGTCTTATGCAAGTGGTGGGAGCCTCCTTTGCCAACCTGCCCCTCTCCAATGCCAACTCACATATTTCACAGCTCAGTGTTCCTGTAACACAACCTTCACAACTTGCACAACCACAAACTCAACCCATTGTGGCTCAGTGCTCAGGTTCCCCTCACCATGACACCCAAAACACAAGTTTAGAGAATAAGATAGACACTGTCTCTGAGCTACAGTCCAGGAAACCCAGAGCTGCAGATCAACAGTGTGTGGAAGCAGATCTTGGACTGAATACCCATGAAGAAACGAGTAGACTACGCCTACAG GATCTCCAACAGCTGACAATTTCTACTGAATGGTCACAGAATAGCCAGGAAGAAAGAAGTCATTTTATTCCTCCCTATAAAGGACTTCTTACCACAAGGGACCATCAAGCTCCGCTGCAGGCACCCCAGCAGAATCGTCCATTTGAAAAGGCTGTTCCGATTATACAGGGTCTCAAGCTTTTCCATATGCCCCCTCCTCAGTCTTCTCCTGCCCCAGTGAGAGAGGCCTGGGGTCCAAATCAGCATAAGCCTACCATGTACAGGAAATATGAAAACTATAAGAAGCCAATTGTGCAACCCCCACAATGGAATCAGAATCAAGACAGCACACAATCTCAAGCTTACACTTCATTAGGCAGAGGGAGCGAAAGAAAAGCAGTCCGACTGCCTCCCGCTCCCAGTGCGGCAGTGGCAGATACGGGGTTCCCACTTCTGCGTTTACCCTCCACCATCCAGATGAGATCCATTCAGCTTCCCCAGGTCCCTCTGTCTGCTCCCGTAAGGCTACACACTGCAGGAACTGCTGCCACAAGAAACTTTCCCGAACCACAGTTACTCCATGTTGAGCCTGAGCCATCTTGTACT GGTTTAAGATACAGCGCACCTCCTCGGCCCACTCCTCGCCTAATCCCCCTGGAGGTGCTTATGGCCTGGAGAGCAGAAAGAACACAGGAAGTGAACACTAAGCTTCAACTCCTCAAGGCAGACACGGCCACAAAGGGCAAAGTCACTTCCACGCCCTCCAGCAAAAG GCTTAAAAGGAGAGAcgataaaaagaaagaggaaaaggtTGTGTATTTCAGACCAGATGAATCTCTAATCCCTCCATCTCAG aagcCTGAAGAGGACAGATCTACTCCTGCTGATGGCTTTGTTATTCCTTTAG GTTCCTTTGAGTCAATGTTGACTGGTCAGAGGCTGCTGGCTGAAGCTCAGGCCACATCCGCAGAGCTTCATGCTTTTGCAGCAATGCACAAAAGACCTCCTGAAATCCAGGACGCCTGCACCAACACAGACCCTC CCTCACCTCACAGCACCAGTGATAAAGCCATTTCAGCCCAGCTTCTTCAGTCTCCTGGTTCTTCATCAC GTCCTGGACATGTGGACATTGCTGTTTCTCCCATTGTTCCCCCTGATGTGTTCTTAAATGTTTGCTCCTCTGAGCAAACAGAGGGCACCGGTCACACCGTGCCAAAAGCCCATACG AGTGCTCATGGCCAGGAGTTAATCAGTGAGATCGTTCCGGAGGATGGCTCCACTTTACAGGGCCTGCCCTCTTCCCGAACCCCTGTCCAGAGCCGATCTTATTCTCCACCTACATCTGCTCACCTACATCTCCTAGCAGCTTCTGTGACCAACACTGAGATCAGAACAGAAGAGCACACCACTGACTCGCCAG GTTTTTCAGTAACATTCACTCCTCCTGCACTTGTGCTCTCAGTGCCAGAACCCAGCGGAGATCCAGTCACTGTAAAGGTGCTGAGTGAATTTGGGATACAACAGAAGGCCATACCAGGGGGCAGTTTGAAACAGGGTGCGTTTTCTCGCAGCCAGGTCTCAGCTCGTCTCTCTGAGATGGACGCTCAACTGGCAGCTCTCCAGAGTATCGCTGACCACATGGACAGAGACTTTGCCAACACCAGGCtg CTGGTAGATACAATAGATGCTCTAACACCTGGTGTGGTGGTCAGTGAGGAAGAGGAGTCTTATTCCAGCATGCTGAGAGTTTCAAAGGAAG CAAAGAGACGCACGACTCGAGGGAACATGGCTGAAGAGGAAGAAGTGCAGGATGAAAGACGGTTTTTGTCTTCTACCCCAAATCGTCTTGTTCTTCCAAGTCAGAGGGGGCACTTGTCGTTCTTCCAAGATTCACTGTCTGACCAGTACCAGCTCCACCATGACCACGTTACTCCTGCAG tgaaaTTGGAGCAGCCTCTCAGGGATGTGAACCAAG AATTGACTGAATCACTGATGGAGGATTCAGGCCT GTTAGATGAAAACGTTTTAAATCTGACGGGACTGAGCGATGTTGCAGACATTTTGGGAGATTTAGTGAAACAAGGTGCGCTCTCACATTCAGCAGTCCATCGCTCTCCCTCAGTGAGCAAAATGAGAag CAAGACAGAGGAGCAGCAGAGGAGACCCATGATagaggaggaaaggaaggagCTGAGGACCTGGATGAGGAGGAAGCAGCGAGAGCGACTGGTCGAGTACCACAGACAgaggaaggaaaagagagagagggagcgtgTTCCCTTCACTCCTCCTAATCCTCTG agtctGCCCTCTAGAGACCTGGCAATCAAGAGGAAAGTTAAAGAAGAGAGGGACAA GGCGGTTCTTCAAGAGCATCACTCACAGAGAGCACAGGAGGCCTACGAGCTGATCACAGACATGCTTACTACCCCTCTCGTCCTCCCTGCTCCTACCAACAGCACCAACAAAACCCAAGACTCCCGGCCTGG GAGACGGACCCAGTTGAAAGGGACTCTTAGGAAAAGCCCTAAGAGTGAAAGGGGACGAGCGCGCTCGGTTTCAACATTTGGGAAGACTGTGGTACTGCAGAAGAGGGGTGCATCAGCTCCACCTGGGATGCTGAGCAGCAAATATGGACTCCATAGGCCTG TGAGTTCACTTCCTGGTGACCGACTGTCCCAAGTCACACGGCGAGGCATGCTGACAGATCTGAGAGGTAGATCGCGGGTGAAGACAACCATCCAGC GCTCCAAATCTGCTTTAAATAAATCCCCAATGGAGCAGAAGACTATAAGAAGAGAGGCATCCTGGTTAGAGGACAACGAGGAAAGGGACGTTGTGAGTCCTTGGGATGTTCCTCTCGAGATCCGTAGAATTCTTAGTCTGGAAAGCCGAGCCAAAGAACAG GGCTTGGTGGAGAACGAAGACGACAGGCTGGATGCCCTTTCAGAAAGCACCGGCAGCATTTTGAGTAAGATGGACTGGGCAGCCATTGAAAGGATAGCAGCTGAAGATGAAGACATCTGA